A segment of the Neochlamydia sp. S13 genome:
GAGTTAAATGTTGGTTTGTTAAATGCTGCCTTGAAACCCAAGTTACTTAAGTTGCAAAAAAATGCTTTAGGACGCCTTACCTCTTGATCTAGCAATATCTTTAATCTACTAATTTAACGTTAAATGCTTTTACTTTTATAAACATTTTCTATAGAAGTTTGTCTCCTACACATCAACAAAACAGAAAAGATTAGCAAGCTGTAGGATTGATTTAGGAACAGTAGTTAGCTTGTTGTCCCCGGCATACAGAACTCGCAGCTGATGAAGTTGCCCGAGGGCTTTAGGCAGAGAAGTTAGCCGATTGTTGTGTAAGTAAAGTTTATAAAGCTCAGAAAGCTGCCCGATGGTTGCTGGGATAGTCGCCAGCTGATTGTTGTCTAAATAAAGTTTTTGCAGGCAATAAAGCTTTCCAATAGTTATAGGCAGAGAGGTTAGTCGATTTTGACTCAAGTAAAGTTGCCGCAGCTCACCAAGCTGTCCAAACTCAGAAGGGAGAGTAGTTAGTTGATTATTAACTAATACAAGCCACAACAGCCGAGAAAGCTGTCCAATTTCCGCAGGAAGCGCCGTGAGCTGGTTGTCGCTTAACCAAAGCCTTGTTAGCTGTGAAAGCTGCCCAATTTCAGCAGGAAGAGAGGCAAGCTGGTTCCAACTTAAATCAAGGTGTTCTAGCTGAGAAAGCCGCCCAATTTCAGCAGGAAGTGCGGTTAGCTGATTCCTTCGTAAATCAAGCTTTTCCAGCTTAGTAAGCTGTCCAATTTCAGCAGGAAGTACGGTTAGCCGGTTGTCACTTAAGTCAAGTGATGGCAGCTGAGAAAGCTGCCCAATTTCAGCAGGAAGAAAAGCAAGATGGTTGCGGCTTAAGTCAAGCTGTTTCAGCTGAGAAAGCTGCCCAATTTCAGCAGGAAGAGAGGCAAGCTGGTTCCAGCTTAAATTAAGCTGTTCCAGCTGAGAAAGCTGCCCAATTTCGGCAGAAAGCGCGGTTAGCTGTCTATGGCATATAAAAAGCCTTTCCAGCTGAGACAGTTGCCCAATCTCAGGCGGCAAAATTGTAATTTCTAACTGTAAATCTAAACTCGGCTCCTCTAAAATTCTTAATGGGATATCTAAATATAAGCAAATAATATTTTTATCATGCTCTTTAATCCATTGTGCTAGCAGCTCTCCTTTTATCTTTAAAGGTAATGCTTTAATTTTTGCTTGGTTTAAGTATTCTTTTCCCTCGGGTAGGTGGCCCCAAAGCCATAGGCGGCTG
Coding sequences within it:
- a CDS encoding leucine-rich repeat domain-containing protein; translation: MQPTSTSNTNVNICVIGSDNVKDAISGKLMTHAVTLFPGGHSFNEDTAIQRLAGDKLCPLDGKPIERHAPNYMVRQIAATAELRPLESSREVYIERLINLLRELQIQENPTLKKMVELGDKIHALSPLSIPSLYGAIAHLHFPDRDGDVAEQVRSLDQIYRIESNLSVEEKVSCIFQRLFNLADSYSPLEGTPKNSKDFTLSNYSSYLLNISRLWLWGHLPEGKEYLNQAKIKALPLKIKGELLAQWIKEHDKNIICLYLDIPLRILEEPSLDLQLEITILPPEIGQLSQLERLFICHRQLTALSAEIGQLSQLEQLNLSWNQLASLPAEIGQLSQLKQLDLSRNHLAFLPAEIGQLSQLPSLDLSDNRLTVLPAEIGQLTKLEKLDLRRNQLTALPAEIGRLSQLEHLDLSWNQLASLPAEIGQLSQLTRLWLSDNQLTALPAEIGQLSRLLWLVLVNNQLTTLPSEFGQLGELRQLYLSQNRLTSLPITIGKLYCLQKLYLDNNQLATIPATIGQLSELYKLYLHNNRLTSLPKALGQLHQLRVLYAGDNKLTTVPKSILQLANLFCFVDV